A single window of Actinoallomurus bryophytorum DNA harbors:
- the purL gene encoding phosphoribosylformylglycinamidine synthase subunit PurL has translation MTAPNDETEIEAAQPQPQAEPAPQAGRPAPGGQQPVAGRPADPPVDTVARAARTPDVKLPYAELGMSDDEFARLHRILGRRPTSAELAIYSVMWSEHCSYKSSRVHLKKFAEKAPQSTALLVGMGENAGVVDVGNGWAVTFKIESHNHPSYVEPYQGAATGVGGIVRDILTMGARPVAVMDSLRFGAPDAPDTRRVLDGVVRGVGGYGNCLGLPNIGGEVVFDPCYGANPLVNALCVGVLKPEDIKRAIAPGPGNKVILFGATTGPDGIGGASVLASATFDEASHQKRPSVQVGDPFMEKLLTECCLEIFGEDLVVGIQDLGAAGVSCATTELAAAGTGGMDVDLDLVPLRDETLRPEEILMSESQERMMAVVEPAKVERFLELCAKWDVPATVLGEVTDTGRLRMTWRGETIVDLPPVTAADEGPVYERPYEQPADLDRLQADTADRLPRPSTPDELRNTVMWLAGSPNLADKSFVTSQYDKYVQGNTVLAMPDDAGVIRIGDGPQGIALATDGNGRYTRLDPYAGAQLALSEAYRNVATTGARPIAVTNCLNFGSPEDPGVMWQFAQAVEGLADACQALGVPVTGGNVSFYNQTGDVPINPTPVIGVLGVHDDVTRRVQMSFNVEGMAILLLGETRPEFGGSEWANVVFRHLGGLPPRPDLAAEAALASVLVAAAREGILDAAHDVSDGGLSQTLLESCLRGGLGCTVSLAGDPFVELFSESVARAVVAVHPDYAARVAALCEAASVPVRHIGTVGGDAFAVEGQFSIPLVELREVHQGALPALFA, from the coding sequence ATGACCGCGCCGAACGACGAGACGGAGATCGAGGCGGCTCAGCCTCAGCCTCAGGCAGAGCCGGCGCCGCAGGCCGGAAGGCCGGCTCCCGGCGGGCAGCAGCCGGTCGCCGGGCGGCCCGCCGACCCGCCGGTCGACACGGTCGCCCGCGCCGCCAGGACACCCGACGTCAAGCTGCCCTACGCCGAGCTCGGCATGAGCGATGACGAGTTCGCCCGCCTGCACCGCATCCTGGGCCGCCGCCCGACCTCGGCCGAGCTGGCGATCTACTCGGTGATGTGGAGCGAGCACTGCTCGTACAAGAGCTCCCGCGTCCACCTGAAGAAGTTCGCCGAAAAGGCGCCGCAGAGCACCGCGCTGCTCGTCGGCATGGGCGAGAACGCCGGCGTCGTCGACGTCGGCAACGGCTGGGCCGTCACGTTCAAGATCGAGTCGCACAACCACCCGTCGTACGTCGAGCCGTACCAGGGTGCGGCCACGGGCGTCGGCGGCATCGTGCGGGACATCCTGACGATGGGCGCCCGGCCGGTCGCGGTCATGGACTCCCTGAGGTTCGGCGCGCCGGACGCGCCCGACACCCGCCGGGTGCTGGACGGCGTCGTACGCGGCGTCGGCGGCTACGGCAACTGCCTGGGGCTGCCCAACATCGGCGGCGAGGTCGTCTTCGACCCCTGTTACGGCGCCAACCCGCTGGTGAACGCGCTGTGCGTCGGCGTGCTCAAGCCCGAGGACATCAAGCGGGCGATCGCCCCAGGGCCCGGCAACAAGGTCATCCTGTTCGGCGCGACCACCGGGCCGGACGGCATCGGCGGAGCCTCCGTGCTGGCGAGCGCCACCTTCGACGAGGCGTCACACCAGAAGCGGCCCTCGGTGCAGGTCGGCGACCCGTTCATGGAAAAGCTCCTCACCGAGTGCTGCCTGGAGATCTTCGGCGAGGACCTCGTCGTCGGCATCCAGGACCTCGGCGCGGCCGGCGTCTCGTGTGCCACCACCGAGCTGGCCGCGGCCGGCACCGGGGGCATGGACGTCGACCTGGACCTCGTCCCGCTGCGCGATGAGACGCTGCGGCCCGAAGAGATCCTGATGAGCGAGTCACAGGAACGCATGATGGCCGTGGTCGAGCCGGCCAAGGTCGAGCGCTTCCTGGAGCTCTGCGCCAAGTGGGACGTGCCGGCCACGGTGCTCGGCGAGGTCACCGACACCGGACGGCTGCGCATGACCTGGCGCGGCGAGACGATCGTCGACCTCCCGCCGGTCACCGCCGCGGACGAGGGGCCGGTCTACGAGCGGCCCTACGAGCAGCCGGCCGACCTCGACCGGCTCCAGGCCGACACCGCGGACCGCCTGCCGCGGCCTTCGACACCCGACGAGCTGCGCAACACCGTCATGTGGCTCGCCGGCTCGCCCAACCTCGCGGACAAGTCCTTCGTGACCTCGCAGTACGACAAGTACGTCCAGGGCAACACGGTGCTGGCGATGCCGGATGACGCCGGTGTGATCCGCATCGGGGACGGACCGCAGGGCATCGCGCTGGCCACGGACGGCAACGGCCGCTACACGCGTCTCGACCCGTACGCCGGGGCGCAGCTCGCGCTGTCCGAGGCGTACCGCAACGTCGCGACGACCGGTGCACGGCCGATCGCGGTCACCAACTGCCTCAACTTCGGCTCGCCGGAGGACCCGGGCGTCATGTGGCAGTTCGCGCAGGCCGTCGAGGGCCTCGCGGACGCCTGCCAGGCGCTCGGTGTCCCGGTGACCGGCGGCAACGTGAGCTTCTACAACCAGACCGGCGACGTGCCGATCAACCCGACGCCGGTCATCGGCGTGCTCGGCGTGCACGACGACGTGACGCGGCGGGTCCAGATGTCCTTCAACGTCGAGGGCATGGCGATTCTGCTCCTGGGCGAGACCCGGCCGGAGTTCGGCGGGTCGGAGTGGGCGAACGTCGTGTTCCGCCACCTCGGCGGCCTGCCACCGCGTCCGGACCTCGCGGCCGAGGCCGCGCTGGCGTCGGTGCTCGTGGCCGCCGCGCGCGAGGGCATCCTGGACGCCGCCCACGACGTGTCCGACGGCGGCCTGTCGCAGACGCTCCTGGAGTCGTGCCTGCGCGGCGGCCTCGGCTGCACGGTCAGCCTGGCCGGCGATCCCTTCGTGGAGCTCTTCAGCGAGTCGGTGGCTCGCGCCGTCGTGGCGGTGCACCCGGACTACGCGGCGCGCGTGGCGGCGCTCTGTGAGGCCGCGAGCGTGCCCGTACGCCACATCGGCACGGTCGGCGGTGACGCGTTCGCGGTCGAGGGCCAGTTCTCGATCCCGCTGGTCGAGCTGCGCGAGGTGCACCAGGGCGCGCTGCCCGCGCTGTTCGCCTGA
- a CDS encoding helix-turn-helix domain-containing protein, giving the protein MEYTPMAIWGRELKHYRQAAGLTQAELAQRINYSTSLISQIETGQVPATVEFAESCDKQLTTGGTLTRTLDYRKGSAFPTWFGKWLPYEQGADVLRTFQPNVIYGLLQTEAYARALLDGDVTARMERQLILDQAEPPTLHVVLDETVLWRNVGGAEVMYEQLMHLVESSSRSIKIQVLPSDVNLGTQGPFVLATLENGSTAAYLETAVRGLVTVAPDDIARAEALWESIKAEALPLGMSKELIKRTAEERWVS; this is encoded by the coding sequence ATGGAATACACGCCAATGGCCATTTGGGGCCGGGAGCTGAAGCACTACCGGCAGGCGGCGGGGCTCACACAGGCGGAGCTGGCCCAGCGGATCAACTATTCGACGTCGCTCATCAGCCAGATCGAGACGGGCCAGGTCCCGGCGACGGTGGAGTTCGCCGAGTCCTGCGACAAGCAGCTCACCACCGGCGGCACCCTGACCCGCACCCTCGACTACCGCAAGGGCAGCGCATTCCCCACGTGGTTCGGCAAGTGGCTCCCCTACGAACAGGGCGCCGACGTCCTGAGGACCTTCCAGCCGAACGTCATCTACGGTTTGTTACAGACGGAGGCATACGCACGGGCCCTGCTGGACGGAGACGTGACCGCCCGCATGGAGCGTCAGCTAATCCTCGATCAGGCCGAGCCTCCCACCCTCCATGTCGTGCTCGATGAGACCGTGCTGTGGCGCAACGTCGGCGGAGCCGAGGTCATGTACGAACAGCTCATGCACCTTGTGGAGTCCTCGTCTCGCAGCATCAAGATCCAGGTGCTACCGAGCGACGTAAATCTGGGGACACAAGGCCCGTTCGTGCTCGCTACGCTGGAAAACGGCAGTACCGCCGCCTACCTGGAAACTGCCGTGCGTGGCTTGGTGACCGTCGCCCCGGACGACATCGCACGAGCAGAAGCACTGTGGGAGTCGATCAAGGCCGAGGCACTGCCGCTGGGAATGTCGAAAGAATTGATCAAGCGGACGGCGGAGGAACGATGGGTGTCGTGA
- the pdhA gene encoding pyruvate dehydrogenase (acetyl-transferring) E1 component subunit alpha: protein MTIDAAHGAPPGTGAQPPPELVQLLTPEGERIEHPEYDVDLTADEIKSLYRDLVIVRRLDTEALALTRQGELGVWASLLGQEAAQIGSGRALGPGDMAFPSYREHGVAWCRDVDPVKVLGLFRGVNHAGWDPREHNFHLYTIVIGSQTLHATGYAMGIQRDGTEDAAIVYFGDGATSEGDVNEAFVWSAAQNAPIVFFCQNNQWAISEPLERQSRIPLYRRAEGFGFPGIRVDGNDVFAVLAVTKRALDNARSGQGPTLIEAFTYRMGAHTTTDDPTRYRLQAELEAWKLKDPIERVKAYLVKSQMADKEFFAAIDEEAKSIGSDLRKRCLELPDPEATAIWENVYATEHAPLAGERDRFTSYLGSFEEVTR, encoded by the coding sequence GTGACCATCGACGCCGCGCATGGTGCGCCCCCTGGCACCGGCGCACAACCCCCACCGGAACTCGTCCAGCTGCTCACCCCCGAAGGCGAGCGCATCGAGCACCCCGAATATGACGTTGATCTCACCGCCGATGAGATCAAGAGCCTCTACCGGGACCTCGTCATCGTGCGACGGCTCGACACGGAGGCCCTGGCCCTGACCCGGCAGGGTGAGCTCGGCGTGTGGGCCTCGCTCCTGGGGCAGGAGGCCGCGCAGATCGGTTCCGGCCGCGCGCTGGGGCCGGGTGACATGGCCTTCCCGAGCTACCGCGAGCACGGCGTGGCCTGGTGCCGTGACGTCGACCCGGTCAAGGTGCTGGGCCTGTTCCGCGGCGTCAACCACGCGGGATGGGACCCTCGGGAGCACAACTTCCACCTCTACACGATCGTGATCGGCAGCCAGACGCTGCACGCCACCGGGTACGCCATGGGCATCCAGCGTGACGGCACCGAGGACGCCGCGATCGTCTACTTCGGGGACGGCGCGACCAGCGAGGGCGACGTCAACGAGGCGTTCGTCTGGTCCGCGGCGCAGAACGCCCCGATCGTCTTCTTCTGCCAGAACAACCAGTGGGCCATCTCCGAGCCGCTGGAGCGCCAGTCGCGGATCCCGCTCTACCGGCGCGCCGAGGGCTTCGGGTTCCCCGGTATCCGGGTGGACGGCAATGACGTCTTCGCGGTCCTCGCGGTGACGAAGCGGGCCCTGGACAACGCGCGCAGCGGCCAGGGACCGACGCTGATCGAGGCGTTCACGTACCGGATGGGCGCGCACACCACGACGGACGACCCGACGCGCTACCGGCTCCAGGCCGAACTCGAGGCGTGGAAACTCAAGGACCCGATCGAACGCGTCAAGGCGTACCTGGTCAAGAGCCAGATGGCCGACAAGGAGTTCTTCGCCGCGATCGACGAGGAGGCCAAGTCGATCGGCTCCGACCTGCGCAAACGGTGTCTAGAATTGCCCGACCCCGAGGCGACGGCGATCTGGGAGAACGTCTACGCGACGGAGCACGCGCCGCTGGCCGGCGAACGTGACCGTTTCACGTCCTACCTGGGATCTTTCGAGGAGGTAACCCGATGA
- a CDS encoding EF-hand domain-containing protein: MASEFQRRKIAGVFEAMDVDGDGFLQESDFAALTARWTAIRDAGDHSRLAAIMMGWWHALLAGGDHDGDAKVTLDEVLILTDQLGEMSDEVTGTAEAMFEAIDENADGRISSEEYNRLIEGWTGCRTATDEIFPLLDLDGDGHISQEEFVRLWTEFWSGDDAAAPGTWVFGRFEPPMARQG; encoded by the coding sequence ATGGCGAGCGAGTTCCAGCGGCGAAAGATCGCCGGGGTCTTCGAGGCGATGGACGTCGACGGCGACGGCTTTCTTCAGGAGTCCGACTTCGCGGCGCTGACCGCTCGGTGGACCGCCATCCGGGATGCCGGCGACCATTCCCGGCTGGCCGCGATCATGATGGGCTGGTGGCACGCGCTGCTCGCGGGGGGCGACCACGACGGCGACGCGAAGGTCACGCTGGACGAGGTCCTGATACTCACCGACCAGCTCGGCGAAATGTCCGACGAGGTCACCGGCACCGCCGAGGCGATGTTCGAGGCCATCGACGAGAACGCCGACGGGCGCATCTCCTCGGAGGAGTACAACCGGCTCATCGAGGGATGGACGGGCTGCCGGACCGCGACCGATGAGATCTTCCCGCTGCTCGACCTGGACGGCGACGGCCACATCTCCCAGGAGGAGTTCGTCCGGCTGTGGACGGAGTTCTGGTCGGGCGATGACGCGGCAGCGCCCGGCACCTGGGTCTTCGGGCGCTTCGAACCGCCCATGGCCCGACAGGGGTGA
- the purS gene encoding phosphoribosylformylglycinamidine synthase subunit PurS: MARFVVEVMLKPEILDSQGQAVARALPRLGFEGVTGVRQGKRFEIEVEGPADEAATERVRKMAETLLANPVIETFELRAE, translated from the coding sequence GTGGCGCGCTTCGTCGTAGAGGTGATGCTGAAGCCGGAGATTCTGGATTCGCAGGGCCAGGCGGTCGCGCGTGCGCTGCCGCGACTGGGATTCGAAGGCGTCACCGGTGTACGCCAGGGCAAGCGGTTCGAGATCGAGGTGGAGGGGCCTGCGGACGAGGCGGCCACCGAACGCGTTCGCAAGATGGCCGAGACACTCTTGGCCAACCCCGTCATCGAGACCTTCGAACTCCGAGCGGAATAG
- a CDS encoding DUF397 domain-containing protein has translation MGVVTTPWRKSSRSGANNDDCVEVSVAEEERG, from the coding sequence ATGGGTGTCGTGACAACTCCCTGGCGTAAGTCGAGCCGATCAGGCGCCAACAACGACGATTGTGTCGAGGTCTCGGTCGCGGAAGAAGAGCGCGGCTGA
- a CDS encoding helix-turn-helix domain-containing protein has protein sequence MSALDSDDDLLRPREAAEMLGVRSATIGFWARTGVLRAAVRTPGGQRRYRRADIRAFGAAQAVPTQMEADAVRLYEQGWPIRRVAAQFGCGYSRMRRILLRHTRLRTRWGPPPEPGTALTEKTS, from the coding sequence GTGAGCGCGCTCGACTCCGATGACGATCTGCTCAGGCCGCGTGAGGCGGCCGAGATGCTGGGCGTGCGTTCGGCGACCATCGGGTTCTGGGCCCGTACCGGAGTGCTCAGGGCCGCCGTGCGTACGCCGGGTGGGCAGCGCCGTTACCGCCGTGCCGACATCCGTGCCTTCGGGGCGGCCCAGGCGGTCCCGACGCAGATGGAGGCGGACGCGGTACGGCTCTACGAGCAGGGATGGCCGATCCGACGGGTCGCGGCGCAGTTCGGCTGCGGCTACAGCCGGATGCGCCGCATTCTCCTCAGACACACACGGCTGAGAACGCGGTGGGGGCCGCCCCCGGAACCGGGAACGGCCCTCACCGAAAAGACATCATGA
- the purQ gene encoding phosphoribosylformylglycinamidine synthase subunit PurQ gives MTARVGVITFPGSLDDRDAARAVSLAGAEPVSLWHGDTDLGSVDAVVLPGGFSYGDYLRAGAIARFAPLMDKLADAARGGLPVLGICNGFQVLCESHLLPGALTRNANLHFVCRAQRLRIENAETEWTRSYEEGQEIVVPIKNIDGRYIADEATLEELESSGRVVARYMDVNPNGSLNDIAGICNEAGNVVGLMPHPEHAVEALTGPTSEGLGFFTSILAGMAGASPSEARESA, from the coding sequence ATGACAGCCCGCGTGGGCGTCATCACCTTCCCCGGCTCGCTCGATGACCGGGATGCCGCACGAGCGGTGAGCCTGGCCGGTGCCGAGCCCGTGTCCCTGTGGCACGGGGACACCGACCTGGGGTCGGTCGACGCCGTCGTCCTCCCGGGCGGCTTCTCCTACGGCGACTACCTCCGTGCCGGTGCCATCGCCAGATTCGCGCCGCTGATGGACAAGCTGGCCGACGCGGCCCGCGGCGGCCTCCCCGTGCTCGGCATCTGCAACGGCTTCCAGGTTCTGTGCGAGTCACACCTGTTGCCCGGCGCGCTGACCCGCAACGCGAACCTCCACTTCGTCTGCCGTGCGCAGCGGTTGCGGATCGAGAACGCCGAGACCGAGTGGACGCGTAGCTACGAGGAGGGTCAGGAGATCGTGGTGCCGATCAAGAACATTGACGGCCGCTACATCGCCGACGAGGCGACGCTGGAGGAGCTGGAGTCCTCCGGTCGCGTCGTGGCCCGCTACATGGACGTCAACCCCAACGGCTCGCTGAACGACATCGCGGGCATCTGCAACGAGGCGGGCAACGTCGTGGGCCTGATGCCCCATCCCGAACACGCCGTCGAGGCGCTGACCGGCCCCACCAGCGAGGGGCTCGGCTTCTTCACCTCGATCCTGGCCGGGATGGCCGGCGCATCACCGAGCGAAGCGAGGGAATCGGCATGA
- a CDS encoding ATP-binding protein: MKFSLDLPRETLSVPVIRRILGDTLRGLGVSDACVADILVAISEACTNVVQHADSTSRYEVTVGIDDGQCVLKVVDRGQGFGGETEKDVHPDSESGRGIKIMKALVDDVSFDSRPDSGTVVYLQKRLSWKEESPIRLHQPELLKTAG; encoded by the coding sequence ATGAAGTTCTCACTCGATTTGCCGCGTGAGACCCTCAGTGTCCCGGTCATCAGGCGGATCCTGGGCGACACGCTGCGCGGACTCGGGGTATCCGACGCGTGCGTCGCCGACATACTCGTCGCGATCTCAGAGGCATGTACGAATGTCGTCCAGCACGCGGATTCGACATCTCGCTACGAAGTGACCGTCGGAATCGACGATGGGCAGTGCGTGCTCAAGGTCGTCGACCGGGGGCAGGGTTTCGGCGGCGAAACCGAGAAAGACGTCCACCCGGACTCCGAGTCCGGACGCGGCATCAAGATCATGAAGGCCCTCGTCGACGACGTGAGCTTCGACAGCCGCCCCGACAGCGGCACGGTCGTCTACCTCCAGAAGCGGCTGAGCTGGAAGGAAGAGTCCCCCATCCGGCTCCACCAGCCGGAGCTGTTGAAAACCGCAGGCTAG
- a CDS encoding extracellular solute-binding protein produces MKITRMAALAAASGLAMSGCSGGVSGGGGTVIRISANSVKGGKSSNGAEWITDYVIPKFTAMEKSKGKKVTVRFEGTGVDDAPYKQKTALDLKTGGGADLISIDGIWVGEFAQAGYIKPLDQVAGSGIASWEGFKQIPGPVQNIMAFDNKKYGLPIGTDGRVLFYNKQLFAKAGLPADWQPKSWDDILAAGRKLKTLSGVTPIQLNAGTAMTEATTMQGVLPLLAGTGHDIFENGKWLGDTPQLRSVLDLYQQVYGSGLGDPKLQQNPQGRDESFQRFSKNKVGILLESDYFWRSVVNPKDGIDPMKDRDKDVGYTLIPAQSAGKGVRGQDSVSMSGGTGWVINPHTKNASLVWELLSFMGGHDAVKDEVQRSAVGISPRQDVNGEMLAGDPLLNFISTKVLPITAVRPGLAAYPQVSTALQKATGDVVAGDSVDKAIKSYQQNLTQAVGGAGNVTTG; encoded by the coding sequence ATGAAGATCACGCGGATGGCGGCGCTGGCGGCGGCGAGCGGGCTCGCGATGTCGGGGTGCTCGGGTGGTGTCAGCGGAGGCGGCGGCACCGTGATCCGGATCAGCGCCAACTCCGTCAAGGGCGGCAAGAGCTCCAACGGCGCCGAGTGGATCACCGACTACGTCATCCCGAAGTTCACCGCGATGGAGAAGAGCAAGGGCAAGAAGGTCACGGTCCGCTTCGAGGGCACCGGCGTCGACGACGCCCCGTACAAGCAGAAGACCGCGCTCGACCTCAAGACCGGCGGCGGCGCCGACCTGATCTCGATCGACGGGATCTGGGTCGGAGAGTTCGCCCAAGCCGGTTACATCAAGCCGCTCGACCAGGTGGCCGGCTCGGGCATCGCGAGCTGGGAGGGGTTCAAGCAGATCCCCGGCCCGGTGCAGAACATCATGGCCTTCGACAACAAGAAGTACGGCCTGCCGATCGGCACCGACGGCCGCGTGCTGTTCTACAACAAGCAACTGTTCGCCAAGGCGGGCCTGCCGGCCGACTGGCAGCCCAAGAGCTGGGACGACATCCTCGCCGCGGGACGCAAGCTCAAGACGCTGAGCGGCGTCACGCCGATCCAGCTCAACGCCGGCACGGCGATGACCGAGGCGACCACCATGCAGGGCGTGCTGCCCCTGCTCGCCGGCACCGGCCACGACATCTTCGAGAACGGCAAGTGGCTCGGTGACACCCCGCAGCTCAGGAGCGTGCTCGACCTGTACCAGCAGGTGTACGGCAGCGGGCTCGGCGACCCGAAGCTCCAGCAGAACCCGCAGGGGCGCGACGAGTCCTTCCAGCGGTTCTCCAAGAACAAGGTCGGGATCCTGCTGGAAAGCGACTACTTCTGGCGTTCGGTGGTCAATCCCAAGGACGGCATCGACCCGATGAAGGACCGCGACAAGGACGTCGGCTACACGCTGATCCCGGCGCAGTCGGCGGGCAAGGGCGTACGCGGGCAGGACTCGGTGAGCATGTCCGGCGGCACCGGCTGGGTGATCAACCCGCACACCAAGAACGCCTCGCTCGTGTGGGAGCTGCTGAGCTTCATGGGCGGGCACGACGCGGTCAAGGACGAGGTCCAGCGTTCGGCGGTCGGCATCAGCCCACGTCAGGACGTCAACGGCGAGATGCTCGCCGGCGACCCACTGCTGAACTTCATCTCGACCAAGGTGCTCCCGATCACCGCCGTACGGCCCGGCCTCGCCGCCTATCCCCAGGTTTCGACGGCGCTACAGAAGGCGACCGGCGATGTCGTCGCGGGTGACAGTGTGGACAAGGCGATCAAGTCCTACCAGCAGAACCTGACACAGGCGGTCGGCGGCGCCGGCAACGTCACTACCGGCTGA
- a CDS encoding dihydrolipoamide acetyltransferase family protein, with protein sequence MGELKQFKLPDVGEGLTEADIIKWHVRPGDVVEVNQTILEIETAKAVVELPCPFEGTVTELLVSEGTTVDVGVPIITVDVGGEAAAPPAGAKEDLVPTPPSEGAQEPGMVGSVAPKVDPAAPQQQKRVPVLVGYGVKPGSTTRRARKSSAASTPASSPAPAPVVRPVETAPNGGGRVAVLAKPPVRKLAKDLGVDLRSISGTGPQGSITRDDIHQAASAPAPTRLTAVRTTGEREERVPIRGVRKHTAAAMVQSAFTAPHVTEWLQVDVTSTMDAVKRLRDLPDFEGVKVSPLLLVAKAFLLAARRHPMINAIWDEAAQEIVVKHYVHLGIAAATDRGLIVPKIREAQDLSLPDLAGALADLAATARAGKSTPQDLSDGTMTITNVGVFGVDAGTPILTPGESAILAVGQIRDMPWVHEGEIKIRKVTTLALSFDHRVVDGELGSAVLRDVGAMLEDPMRMLAWS encoded by the coding sequence ATGGGTGAGCTGAAGCAGTTCAAGCTGCCGGACGTCGGCGAAGGCCTCACCGAGGCCGACATCATCAAGTGGCACGTGCGGCCGGGCGACGTCGTCGAGGTCAACCAGACCATCCTGGAGATCGAGACGGCCAAGGCCGTGGTCGAGCTGCCGTGCCCGTTCGAGGGAACGGTCACCGAGCTCCTCGTCTCCGAGGGAACGACGGTCGACGTCGGCGTGCCGATCATCACCGTGGACGTCGGTGGCGAGGCGGCCGCTCCTCCTGCAGGGGCCAAGGAAGATCTCGTGCCGACTCCGCCTTCGGAGGGAGCGCAGGAGCCGGGCATGGTCGGGAGCGTCGCGCCCAAGGTCGACCCGGCGGCGCCGCAGCAGCAGAAGCGGGTGCCGGTGCTGGTCGGGTACGGCGTGAAGCCGGGGTCGACGACGCGCCGGGCGCGCAAGTCGAGCGCGGCCTCCACGCCGGCCTCCTCCCCGGCTCCGGCTCCGGTCGTACGGCCGGTGGAGACCGCTCCGAACGGCGGAGGCCGGGTCGCGGTGCTGGCCAAGCCGCCGGTGCGCAAGCTCGCCAAGGATCTCGGCGTCGACCTGAGGTCGATCAGCGGTACCGGCCCGCAGGGCTCGATCACCCGCGATGACATCCACCAGGCGGCCTCGGCTCCGGCGCCCACGCGGCTCACCGCCGTACGCACGACCGGTGAGCGTGAGGAGCGCGTCCCGATCCGCGGCGTGCGCAAGCACACCGCGGCGGCCATGGTGCAGTCGGCGTTCACCGCGCCGCACGTCACCGAGTGGCTGCAGGTCGACGTCACGTCGACCATGGACGCGGTGAAGCGGCTGCGCGACCTGCCCGACTTCGAGGGCGTCAAGGTCTCGCCGCTGCTGCTGGTCGCCAAGGCGTTCCTGCTCGCGGCCCGCCGGCATCCGATGATCAACGCCATCTGGGACGAGGCGGCACAGGAGATCGTGGTCAAGCACTACGTTCACCTGGGCATCGCGGCCGCCACCGACCGCGGCCTGATCGTCCCGAAGATCAGGGAGGCGCAGGACCTGTCGCTGCCGGACCTCGCCGGGGCGCTGGCCGACCTGGCGGCGACCGCCCGTGCCGGGAAGTCGACGCCGCAGGACCTGTCCGACGGCACGATGACCATCACGAACGTCGGCGTCTTCGGCGTCGACGCGGGCACCCCGATCCTGACGCCGGGAGAGTCGGCGATTCTCGCGGTCGGCCAGATCAGGGACATGCCCTGGGTCCACGAGGGTGAGATCAAGATCCGGAAGGTGACGACGCTGGCACTGTCGTTCGACCATCGCGTCGTGGACGGCGAGCTCGGCTCGGCCGTCCTGCGCGACGTCGGCGCCATGCTGGAGGACCCGATGCGGATGCTCGCCTGGTCATGA
- a CDS encoding alpha-ketoacid dehydrogenase subunit beta, with translation MSTETLSLSRAMNEGLRKAMENDPKVVVMGEDVGKLGGVFRVTDGLQKDFGEARVIDTPLAESGIVGTAIGLALRGYRPVCEIQFDGFVFPAFNQITSQLAKMRMRSLGTLELPVVIRIPFGGGIGAVEHHSESPEAYFTHTGGLRVVACSNPSDAYTMIQQAITCPDPVIFFEPKRRYWDKAPVELDLSAAAPFDRAVVAREGSDVTLLAYGPMVKTCLEAAQADDNRSIEVVDIRSLNPLDESTVLESVRRTGRCVVVHEAPVFGGYGAELAARITEKCFYNLESPVLRVGAASTPYPPSRLEDHYLPDLDRVLDAVDRTFEW, from the coding sequence GTGAGTACCGAGACCCTGTCACTCTCCCGAGCCATGAACGAGGGCCTGCGCAAGGCCATGGAGAACGACCCCAAAGTCGTGGTCATGGGCGAGGACGTCGGCAAGCTCGGCGGCGTGTTCCGCGTGACGGACGGGCTGCAGAAGGACTTCGGCGAGGCGCGCGTCATCGACACGCCCCTCGCGGAGTCGGGCATCGTCGGCACCGCGATCGGCCTGGCGCTGCGCGGCTACCGGCCGGTGTGTGAGATCCAGTTCGACGGCTTCGTGTTCCCGGCCTTCAACCAGATCACCTCCCAGCTCGCCAAGATGCGGATGCGCTCGCTCGGCACCCTCGAGCTGCCGGTCGTCATCCGCATCCCGTTCGGCGGCGGAATCGGCGCGGTCGAGCACCACAGCGAGTCGCCGGAGGCGTACTTCACCCACACCGGTGGCCTGCGCGTCGTCGCCTGCTCGAACCCCTCCGACGCGTACACGATGATCCAGCAGGCGATCACCTGCCCGGACCCGGTGATCTTCTTCGAACCGAAGCGCCGTTACTGGGACAAGGCGCCGGTCGAGCTCGACCTGTCCGCCGCCGCGCCCTTCGACCGCGCCGTCGTCGCCCGCGAGGGCAGCGACGTGACTCTGCTCGCGTACGGGCCGATGGTGAAGACCTGCCTGGAGGCCGCGCAGGCCGACGACAACCGCTCGATCGAGGTCGTCGACATCCGGTCCCTCAACCCTCTGGACGAGTCCACCGTGCTGGAGTCGGTACGCCGTACGGGCCGCTGCGTCGTCGTGCACGAGGCACCGGTGTTCGGCGGTTATGGCGCCGAGCTCGCCGCCCGGATCACCGAGAAGTGCTTCTACAACCTGGAGTCGCCGGTGCTGCGGGTGGGCGCCGCCTCGACGCCGTACCCTCCCTCGCGTCTCGAGGACCATTACCTGCCCGACCTGGATCGCGTCCTGGACGCCGTCGACCGAACCTTCGAGTGGTGA